A region from the Halomarina litorea genome encodes:
- a CDS encoding HalX domain-containing protein: MTSSSTSKSGTESEGTAKNNIPVHEDQIEILFVDASNELVPSSHLSLFENSIEEFTVSAISIDTALSSGSTSVNTVIYNSNRDLDCKETFLSALRDQYPSSSLIALVSPNIKTGVAQSTADEHLIRPVTESELSETVTLLLRRQSYHRLVQSHLNIASKLATLETDSSIEELERDGQYTTFSEELDCVETQIDGLVTDFDDSDFTRLFMGLDK; this comes from the coding sequence ATGACTTCCTCATCTACGTCCAAAAGTGGGACCGAGTCGGAAGGGACGGCGAAAAACAATATTCCTGTTCATGAGGACCAAATCGAAATTCTGTTCGTAGACGCCAGCAATGAACTCGTTCCTTCTTCACACCTCTCTCTCTTCGAGAATAGCATAGAGGAGTTTACTGTATCTGCAATTTCGATAGATACTGCTCTTTCATCGGGTTCCACCTCGGTTAACACGGTGATTTATAACAGCAACCGGGATCTGGATTGTAAAGAGACATTCCTTAGTGCCTTGCGAGATCAATACCCTTCATCATCTCTTATTGCTCTCGTAAGTCCAAATATCAAAACAGGCGTAGCACAGAGTACTGCCGACGAGCACCTAATCCGGCCAGTAACTGAGTCGGAATTGTCGGAGACGGTAACGCTCCTCCTTCGACGACAATCCTATCACAGGTTGGTTCAATCTCATTTAAATATCGCCTCGAAGCTCGCCACGCTTGAAACTGATAGCTCCATCGAGGAACTTGAGAGAGATGGACAATATACCACGTTCTCTGAGGAACTTGACTGCGTTGAAACCCAAATCGATGGGCTAGTCACCGATTTCGATGATAGCGATTTCACTCGACTATTTATGGGACTCGACAAATGA
- a CDS encoding amino acid permease, giving the protein MSDDSPADESTTSRSAEGESAEVETELSRDMSLFDITFIGVGAMIGAGVFALTGFAAGLAGPALTLAFLLNGFVALFTAVSYAELGAAFPEAGGGYLWVKEALVDPNGFYAGWMSWFAHAVACSLYAVTFGVFLTEFLVFGGVLAPEFELLGFIGRHLLDKILAVLMVSLFAYINYRGAEETGKAGVVVTAIKVIILAVFVAFGILATINTPDWPQKFLNSPSFAPNGIVGIIGAMGFTYIAFEGYEIIVQSGEEVVNPGKNIPKAVFYSLLIVVPIYILVAFAAIGGIEVTAELIAQPGGIPNSADPSLPTWNALGDLGELGIIEAAGQFVPYGVPLLLIAGLTATMSALNATVYSSSRVSFAMGRDRALPGFFSKVHSEKRTPHWAIFLSAILIALMAVTLPIEAVAASADIMFILLFVQVNWTVIKMRKTHPDLPRTFEVPYMPWPPLIGIVLQFLLTPFLLSALGMQIGFGPDSHGFIALVTTAIWMGFGILIYYGYSEPKEEEKLEEETPTVATEEAPAPERAETDQRILVPIANPESVEQLMRTALDVAEDRNADVEVMSVVTVPQQTPLSEGRKFVQEERAVIDRAIEFAEEEHPDVPVSGKIRIGHDVAKAILNTLDQDEADLVLMGWRGRGRRADYVLGSNVDQVVTQARCDVLVERMGPAGDVDSILLPTAGGPHAELAGKIAHAIARATDARVEVIYVMSPRSEERGEAQSIIDSAAASIEGVETTTEIVEGDDIASAIVERSADHDITIIGASREGLLQQLVFGAIPEEVGRRARNTVIMAKRDLGITSRVTRWLRNQRS; this is encoded by the coding sequence ATGAGTGATGATTCACCTGCGGACGAATCGACTACTTCAAGGTCCGCAGAAGGAGAGTCAGCCGAGGTAGAGACGGAACTCTCGCGGGATATGAGTCTCTTCGACATCACGTTCATCGGTGTCGGGGCGATGATCGGCGCCGGTGTGTTCGCGCTCACCGGGTTCGCGGCCGGCCTTGCTGGACCCGCGCTCACACTCGCGTTCCTACTCAATGGCTTCGTTGCGCTCTTTACCGCTGTTTCGTATGCCGAACTCGGAGCAGCATTCCCCGAAGCCGGCGGGGGATATCTTTGGGTAAAGGAGGCACTCGTTGACCCGAACGGCTTCTACGCGGGCTGGATGAGCTGGTTCGCCCACGCAGTTGCCTGTTCGTTATACGCGGTTACGTTTGGTGTCTTCCTCACCGAGTTCTTGGTTTTTGGTGGTGTTCTGGCACCAGAGTTCGAGTTGCTCGGATTCATCGGGCGTCATCTTCTCGATAAGATATTGGCTGTCCTGATGGTTTCCCTGTTTGCGTATATCAACTACCGAGGGGCTGAAGAAACGGGGAAAGCAGGCGTCGTCGTCACCGCGATCAAGGTCATCATTCTTGCTGTCTTCGTCGCCTTCGGTATCCTAGCGACAATCAACACACCCGACTGGCCCCAGAAATTCCTTAATAGTCCCAGCTTCGCTCCAAACGGGATTGTCGGCATTATCGGAGCGATGGGGTTCACATACATCGCGTTTGAGGGCTACGAGATTATTGTCCAGTCTGGAGAGGAGGTCGTCAATCCCGGCAAGAACATTCCGAAGGCAGTCTTCTACTCGCTCCTGATCGTCGTTCCCATCTATATTCTCGTCGCGTTCGCTGCTATCGGCGGCATCGAAGTGACAGCTGAACTCATCGCCCAACCCGGTGGGATACCGAACAGTGCGGATCCGAGTCTCCCGACGTGGAACGCGCTCGGTGATCTCGGCGAGCTCGGGATCATCGAGGCGGCTGGTCAGTTCGTCCCCTACGGCGTTCCGTTACTCCTCATCGCCGGTCTGACGGCAACGATGAGTGCTCTCAACGCGACCGTCTACTCCTCATCTCGGGTATCGTTCGCGATGGGCCGTGATCGAGCACTCCCAGGTTTCTTCAGTAAGGTCCACTCGGAGAAGCGGACCCCTCACTGGGCGATCTTCCTATCGGCGATCCTCATTGCACTGATGGCGGTTACACTCCCAATTGAGGCCGTTGCTGCCTCGGCGGACATCATGTTCATTCTGCTGTTCGTCCAGGTCAACTGGACCGTCATCAAGATGCGCAAGACTCACCCCGATCTCCCACGGACGTTCGAGGTTCCGTATATGCCATGGCCACCGCTCATCGGTATCGTCTTGCAGTTCCTGCTCACCCCGTTCCTGCTTTCGGCCCTCGGTATGCAGATCGGCTTCGGGCCCGATTCACACGGGTTCATCGCGCTCGTCACCACCGCGATTTGGATGGGGTTCGGAATCCTCATTTACTACGGCTACTCGGAGCCGAAAGAGGAGGAAAAACTCGAAGAGGAGACTCCGACGGTGGCTACCGAGGAGGCCCCCGCACCGGAACGTGCGGAGACAGACCAGCGGATTCTCGTGCCGATTGCGAACCCCGAAAGCGTCGAGCAGTTGATGCGGACAGCTCTCGACGTCGCCGAAGACCGGAACGCCGACGTCGAGGTCATGAGTGTCGTGACCGTGCCGCAGCAGACGCCACTTTCTGAAGGGCGAAAATTTGTCCAGGAAGAACGAGCCGTCATAGACCGTGCAATCGAGTTCGCGGAGGAGGAACACCCCGATGTTCCCGTCAGTGGCAAAATCCGAATCGGCCATGACGTAGCGAAGGCCATTCTGAACACTCTCGACCAAGACGAGGCCGACCTCGTTCTGATGGGGTGGCGCGGCCGGGGTCGTCGCGCCGATTACGTCCTCGGGAGTAACGTCGACCAGGTCGTCACCCAGGCACGGTGTGACGTCCTCGTCGAGCGGATGGGCCCTGCTGGCGATGTCGACTCGATACTGCTCCCGACAGCTGGTGGTCCGCACGCTGAACTCGCGGGGAAGATCGCCCACGCGATTGCTCGTGCGACCGATGCCCGTGTTGAGGTCATCTACGTCATGTCCCCCCGTTCTGAGGAAAGGGGTGAGGCCCAATCGATCATCGACTCGGCGGCAGCATCGATCGAAGGGGTCGAGACCACGACAGAAATCGTAGAGGGGGACGATATCGCGTCGGCAATCGTGGAACGATCCGCCGATCACGATATTACTATTATCGGTGCCTCTCGGGAAGGACTGCTCCAGCAGCTGGTTTTCGGCGCAATTCCCGAAGAGGTCGGCCGACGAGCGAGGAATACGGTTATTATGGCAAAGCGCGACCTCGGGATCACGTCCCGAGTAACCCGTTGGCTGCGGAATCAGCGCTCGTAA
- a CDS encoding signal peptidase I, translating to MLKRAGLVVVGLLCLLALMPATAPVQLSYVYSGSMEPTIHQYDGYLLVPASDVDVGDIVTFWSPERNSYTTHRIVGQSEHGFITKGDANPSTDQAGGASYVRPDEIRGRVLAIHGNPVVIPGLGHAVRFIQAHRIQITSLLGLVLLLGGLRERTPTRPSRSVPRVRDVLWPIFAVAVISAIGLQFIGGHTEQLTYVALDSGASGPNRLTVGEPTTETLVINRSTVPLTAYMVSADGMAITNQTRNASTITVSVRIPPPSQTGVVTTSVTVNRYVTVLPIGVIRRLHRIHPLLAGSATVGVIMFPIMIAMFVGIDGKRPVRSVESRSVRALKRRWREL from the coding sequence ATGCTAAAACGCGCTGGTCTCGTAGTCGTTGGACTCCTGTGCCTCCTGGCACTCATGCCAGCTACGGCTCCCGTCCAACTTTCTTACGTGTACTCGGGCAGTATGGAACCAACCATCCATCAGTACGATGGGTATCTGTTGGTTCCAGCCAGCGACGTTGACGTGGGTGACATCGTCACATTTTGGTCACCCGAACGAAATTCGTATACTACCCACCGGATTGTTGGCCAGTCAGAACACGGGTTCATAACGAAGGGCGATGCCAATCCATCAACCGACCAGGCAGGAGGTGCCTCGTACGTACGCCCAGATGAAATTCGCGGACGAGTGCTCGCCATCCACGGAAATCCAGTCGTCATCCCTGGACTTGGGCATGCCGTCCGATTCATTCAAGCCCACCGGATTCAGATCACCAGTCTTCTAGGGTTGGTTCTACTACTCGGGGGACTCCGTGAACGCACCCCAACGCGGCCGTCTCGGTCAGTTCCACGCGTACGGGATGTCCTGTGGCCAATATTTGCTGTCGCAGTGATAAGTGCCATCGGCCTCCAGTTTATCGGTGGACACACGGAGCAACTCACATACGTTGCTCTTGACTCCGGAGCTTCTGGGCCCAACAGGCTTACCGTAGGCGAACCGACTACAGAGACACTTGTAATCAATCGGTCGACGGTTCCATTGACTGCGTACATGGTCAGTGCAGACGGAATGGCGATCACGAACCAGACCCGTAACGCGTCTACAATCACTGTCTCAGTACGAATCCCACCGCCGTCTCAAACCGGTGTAGTCACAACTTCTGTCACTGTTAACCGCTACGTCACAGTTCTCCCGATAGGCGTGATTAGACGCCTTCATCGGATCCATCCACTTCTCGCTGGAAGTGCGACAGTCGGCGTAATTATGTTCCCAATCATGATTGCGATGTTCGTAGGCATCGATGGAAAGCGGCCGGTACGATCCGTCGAAAGTCGGTCAGTCCGAGCACTCAAGCGGAGGTGGCGGGAACTGTGA
- a CDS encoding bacterio-opsin activator domain-containing protein translates to MTSEVDSPDETSTSENGRESIHVLLVDDDLDFVNLTATYLNQIEDEFTVVTETRTSKGFDQLDGGSIDCIVSDYEIPAQNGIEFLRKVRGIYPDLPFILFTGKGDEEVASEAISAGVTDYLQKGGNKERFELLANRIRNAVDQYRADKELEDFKRRYERAARASSDAFVDWKVTDNHFWWSEGIGQPFGYSDEEAMYEFEWWEDRVHPADRQRVFDTIENTLANQDALVEMEYRFRRADSTYAHTISRGYITYENGEPVRLTGALIDISTQKERQKSLEHLHQTSRGLIQARTIEEISEIVVESADEILGLSAIGLYLWNEDEGVLQPQASTPKTEELIGELPTFTSGRSLAWDVFLDGETGACADVHDQDNVYDEDSSIRSELIVPLGEYGVLLSGSTSRDSITQDDVRFAETLAANATAAFQRNEREQELLEKEEVLREQNKTLTRLDRINSTIRTIQRDIVNATTRDEIEQAVCDDLTKAEQYQFAWIGTIDESGQISPRTWVGSNRGFLDELFGDMNTSSELGSLPAKQALDSGKPVSVRQFRKNLNAQPWLRKALDHGLYSMISVPIVFKDSSYGVLEIYADQATSFSAEEVSILTEVCNFVANALNAIERRQALVLQSNTELEFRIGAVNDVFFRLARHTDCTLDLNSMLPQSDGGWLLYLTVSGCNAEPFQDIITHQVSVEQVTPLEDDGDLFEVAVSDFEIATVLGEQGAKLHSLQASPDGGHLVVHLPQTADVNSFVERCTSVFSDAELVRRTQVSSKNSEGVTHLTGDHLTDRQRDVLEVAYRNGFFEWPRESTGEEIANRLDVSPPTFHRHVRIGTHKLLKTIFK, encoded by the coding sequence ATGACTTCGGAAGTTGATTCCCCTGACGAAACATCTACGAGCGAGAATGGACGTGAATCTATTCACGTTCTCCTCGTCGATGATGATTTGGATTTTGTCAACTTGACAGCAACATATCTGAATCAGATTGAGGATGAATTTACGGTCGTGACAGAGACCCGCACCTCTAAGGGATTCGACCAACTAGACGGTGGATCTATCGATTGCATTGTCAGTGATTATGAGATTCCCGCTCAAAACGGGATTGAATTTCTCCGCAAAGTACGGGGGATATATCCAGATCTCCCATTCATTCTCTTCACCGGCAAGGGTGACGAAGAAGTTGCAAGTGAGGCTATCTCTGCGGGAGTTACTGACTATTTGCAAAAGGGAGGCAACAAAGAGCGGTTTGAGCTATTAGCGAACCGTATTCGGAATGCTGTTGATCAATATCGAGCTGACAAGGAACTTGAAGATTTCAAACGTCGGTATGAACGGGCGGCGCGTGCGTCGTCTGATGCGTTTGTCGATTGGAAAGTCACAGATAACCATTTTTGGTGGAGTGAGGGAATCGGACAGCCGTTCGGATATTCCGATGAGGAGGCCATGTACGAGTTTGAATGGTGGGAGGACCGCGTGCATCCAGCTGACCGTCAACGTGTCTTCGATACGATCGAGAATACACTCGCAAACCAGGATGCACTGGTCGAAATGGAATATCGCTTCCGCCGAGCAGATAGTACGTATGCCCATACCATTAGTCGGGGGTACATCACCTACGAAAATGGGGAACCTGTTCGACTCACTGGTGCTTTGATCGACATTTCCACTCAAAAAGAACGGCAAAAATCACTCGAACATCTGCACCAAACGTCACGAGGACTGATACAAGCGAGAACCATCGAAGAGATCAGTGAGATCGTCGTGGAGTCTGCCGATGAAATTTTAGGATTATCTGCCATTGGCCTGTACCTATGGAATGAAGACGAGGGGGTCTTACAACCACAGGCATCGACACCGAAGACGGAGGAACTCATTGGCGAGTTACCGACCTTTACTTCCGGGCGTAGTCTTGCATGGGATGTCTTCCTTGATGGGGAAACTGGTGCTTGTGCTGACGTACACGACCAAGACAACGTATACGACGAGGACTCTTCAATTCGGAGTGAACTCATTGTGCCCCTTGGTGAATATGGTGTATTACTCTCTGGATCAACATCCCGCGACTCCATCACTCAAGATGACGTGCGGTTTGCAGAAACGCTGGCGGCAAATGCGACCGCTGCATTTCAGAGGAACGAACGAGAACAAGAACTGCTTGAGAAGGAAGAAGTGTTGAGAGAGCAGAATAAGACACTTACTCGACTTGACCGCATCAATTCAACTATACGAACTATTCAACGAGATATTGTGAACGCCACAACCCGTGATGAGATTGAACAAGCGGTTTGTGACGATTTAACCAAAGCCGAACAATATCAATTCGCCTGGATTGGCACCATCGATGAATCGGGCCAAATATCGCCTCGAACGTGGGTTGGCTCAAATCGCGGATTCCTCGACGAACTCTTCGGGGACATGAACACATCTAGTGAACTGGGATCGTTACCTGCAAAGCAAGCACTTGATTCCGGTAAGCCTGTTTCGGTTCGACAGTTCAGAAAAAATCTGAATGCACAGCCGTGGCTCCGAAAGGCCCTTGATCACGGACTATATTCAATGATCTCCGTCCCAATAGTCTTTAAAGACAGCAGTTATGGCGTATTGGAGATCTATGCCGATCAAGCCACTTCATTTAGTGCAGAAGAAGTGAGTATATTAACTGAGGTGTGTAACTTCGTCGCAAATGCGTTAAATGCAATTGAACGGAGGCAGGCACTAGTTCTCCAGAGCAATACGGAACTTGAGTTCCGAATCGGAGCGGTAAATGATGTCTTCTTTCGACTGGCGCGCCATACTGACTGCACACTTGATCTCAATTCAATGCTTCCTCAATCTGATGGGGGGTGGCTGTTGTACCTCACCGTGAGCGGATGTAACGCTGAACCATTTCAAGATATTATAACCCATCAGGTGTCGGTGGAACAAGTAACACCATTAGAAGATGACGGAGACCTGTTTGAAGTCGCCGTTTCGGATTTCGAGATTGCGACAGTCCTTGGGGAACAGGGGGCCAAACTCCATTCGCTCCAAGCCTCTCCTGATGGAGGCCATCTTGTGGTCCATCTACCGCAAACTGCTGATGTAAACTCCTTCGTTGAACGTTGTACCTCTGTATTCTCGGATGCCGAACTCGTTCGTCGAACACAGGTCTCCTCCAAAAACAGTGAAGGTGTAACCCACCTCACGGGAGATCACCTCACAGATCGTCAACGCGATGTGTTGGAAGTCGCATACCGGAACGGCTTCTTCGAATGGCCACGTGAGAGCACTGGTGAAGAAATCGCAAATCGCTTGGACGTCTCTCCGCCGACATTCCACCGTCACGTTCGAATTGGAACTCACAAACTTCTAAAAACCATTTTCAAGTAG
- a CDS encoding potassium channel family protein gives MYIIIVGAGDIGTPLIDIATRSGNEVVVIERDEAKADRVASEHDCLVLNADATVKETLVDAGADQADALISTTDQDATNIMVCLLSQELKIPGVVSVVHNPEHMGLFRQIGVNTMENPQQLIAEYLYRAVARPAIVDYMRIGEEAEVFEITVTEEAPVAGKTLIEAAESGLIDDDTLVVAIGREGTESPITPRGQTEIRAGDLLTVYSARGADPELTDIFGHYEDHTEEGGGPFGLSD, from the coding sequence ATGTACATCATCATCGTGGGAGCGGGAGATATCGGTACGCCACTCATCGATATCGCAACTCGCTCAGGAAACGAAGTCGTAGTTATCGAACGAGACGAAGCAAAGGCAGATCGAGTGGCCAGCGAGCACGACTGCCTCGTGCTAAACGCGGACGCTACAGTCAAAGAGACACTCGTTGATGCCGGTGCAGATCAGGCCGATGCCCTCATTTCGACGACTGACCAAGACGCGACCAATATTATGGTCTGTCTGCTCTCCCAAGAACTCAAAATCCCAGGTGTGGTATCCGTCGTCCACAACCCCGAGCATATGGGATTGTTCCGTCAAATCGGCGTGAACACGATGGAGAACCCGCAGCAGCTTATTGCGGAGTATCTGTACCGGGCCGTAGCCCGCCCCGCTATCGTCGACTATATGCGAATCGGCGAGGAGGCAGAGGTGTTCGAAATTACGGTAACTGAAGAAGCGCCCGTCGCTGGAAAGACGTTAATCGAGGCTGCGGAGTCAGGACTGATCGACGACGACACGCTCGTTGTTGCCATTGGGCGGGAAGGAACTGAATCCCCCATCACACCTCGCGGGCAGACTGAGATCAGAGCTGGTGATTTGCTCACCGTCTATTCGGCACGGGGGGCAGACCCCGAACTCACGGACATTTTCGGCCACTACGAGGACCACACCGAAGAAGGAGGCGGGCCGTTCGGTCTCAGCGACTGA
- a CDS encoding helix-turn-helix domain-containing protein, translating into MRRSQRLNVVTQETRFALLQDILGHPSELPTLKELDYVNPSKSQTTIRQHLQQLVDAGIVEEVLLPEDRRKNDLPYKFYGISESGRQFLDEHKLLRAQDTLREIYDRVEKTDDIERYESAPRPVR; encoded by the coding sequence ATGCGTCGTTCTCAGCGGCTCAACGTCGTCACCCAGGAGACGCGATTCGCGCTCCTCCAGGACATCCTCGGTCACCCGTCGGAACTGCCGACGCTGAAGGAACTCGACTACGTCAACCCCAGCAAGAGCCAGACGACGATTCGCCAGCACCTCCAGCAGCTCGTCGACGCTGGCATCGTCGAGGAAGTCCTCCTGCCCGAGGACCGCCGGAAGAACGATCTCCCGTACAAGTTCTACGGAATCAGTGAGAGTGGTCGGCAGTTCCTCGATGAGCACAAGCTCCTCCGGGCACAAGACACGCTTCGCGAGATCTACGATCGAGTGGAGAAGACCGACGACATCGAACGGTACGAGAGTGCCCCGCGACCCGTGCGCTAA